In the Bradyrhizobium guangzhouense genome, one interval contains:
- a CDS encoding carbohydrate ABC transporter permease: MARKSTTQRVVVSTIGAWFFGFLIFFPILWMVLASFKTELEAFAIPPSFLFFHWTTENYATVQERSDYLHHAMNSIIIAGGSTLIALLIAVPAAWSMAFSPTKRTKDILLWMLSTKMMPPVGVLVPIYLIYKTFGLLDSRIGLIFILCLGNLPIVIWMLFTYFKEIPRDILEAARMDGATIGRKLIYVLTPMAIPGLASTMLLNLILAWNEAFWTLNLSTSAAAPLTVFIASYSSPEGLFWAKLSAASTLAIAPILVLGWFSQKQLVRGLTFGAVK; the protein is encoded by the coding sequence ATGGCGCGCAAGTCAACAACGCAGCGGGTGGTGGTCTCGACGATCGGAGCGTGGTTCTTCGGCTTTCTGATCTTCTTTCCGATCTTGTGGATGGTGCTGGCGAGCTTCAAGACCGAGCTGGAAGCCTTCGCGATCCCGCCGTCTTTCTTGTTCTTCCACTGGACCACGGAAAACTATGCGACCGTGCAGGAGCGTAGCGATTATCTTCACCATGCGATGAACTCGATCATCATCGCCGGCGGCTCGACGCTGATTGCGCTCCTGATCGCAGTCCCCGCAGCCTGGTCGATGGCATTCTCGCCGACCAAACGCACCAAGGACATCCTGCTCTGGATGCTGTCGACCAAGATGATGCCGCCGGTCGGCGTGCTGGTGCCGATCTACCTGATCTACAAGACCTTTGGTTTGCTCGATTCCCGCATCGGCCTCATCTTCATCCTCTGCCTCGGCAATTTGCCGATCGTGATCTGGATGCTGTTCACCTATTTCAAGGAGATCCCGCGCGACATTCTCGAAGCCGCGCGCATGGACGGCGCTACGATTGGCCGCAAGCTCATCTATGTGCTGACGCCGATGGCGATCCCCGGGCTTGCCTCGACGATGCTGCTTAATCTGATCCTGGCCTGGAACGAGGCGTTCTGGACGCTGAACCTATCCACTTCGGCGGCGGCGCCGCTGACGGTGTTCATTGCCTCCTATTCAAGTCCGGAAGGACTGTTCTGGGCCAAGCTGTCGGCGGCCTCGACGCTGGCGATCGCGCCCATTCTCGTCCTCGGTTGGTTCAGCCAGAAGCAGCTCGTGCGCGGGCTCACCTTCGGCGCGGTGAAATAA
- a CDS encoding ABC transporter ATP-binding protein, which yields MADPATLIEVDNLGVRLNTSRGPAQAVRGVSFTLKRGETLGLVGESGCGKSVTALSLMGLLPESAVVTGSIKLDGHELARLPDADYCKLRGNRISMIFQEPMTALNPMHTIGHQVAEPLRRHKKYSAAQARKEAIALLDRVGLPDPAKRIDAYPHQFSGGQRQRVTIAMALACEPDLLIADEPTTALDVTIQGQILDLIADLVEERGMSMILISHDLGVIAENVQRMMVMYGGTVVESGPTDEVFRRMGHPYTQGLFRARPKLGARKGTQLTTISGTVPELADLPVGCAFGDRCPLVIDRCRAALPPMVEVGPGHVVRCIRTDVSMAATVGALSA from the coding sequence ATGGCGGATCCCGCAACATTGATCGAGGTCGACAATCTCGGCGTCCGCCTCAACACCAGCCGCGGCCCGGCGCAGGCCGTTCGCGGTGTCAGTTTTACCCTGAAGCGCGGCGAGACGCTCGGGCTGGTCGGTGAATCCGGCTGCGGCAAGTCGGTGACTGCGCTTTCGCTGATGGGGCTGCTGCCTGAGAGTGCCGTCGTTACCGGCAGCATCAAGCTTGATGGTCACGAGCTCGCGCGGCTGCCGGATGCGGATTATTGCAAACTGCGCGGCAACCGCATCAGCATGATCTTCCAGGAGCCGATGACGGCGCTCAACCCGATGCACACGATTGGTCATCAGGTCGCGGAGCCCTTGCGGCGTCACAAGAAATATTCCGCCGCGCAGGCGCGGAAAGAAGCGATCGCGTTGCTCGACCGCGTCGGGCTACCCGATCCCGCCAAGCGCATCGATGCCTATCCGCATCAGTTCTCCGGCGGCCAGCGCCAGCGTGTCACCATCGCCATGGCGCTGGCGTGCGAGCCCGATCTGTTGATCGCGGACGAGCCGACCACCGCCCTCGACGTCACCATCCAGGGCCAGATCCTCGATCTCATCGCCGATCTCGTCGAGGAGCGGGGCATGTCGATGATCCTGATCTCGCACGATCTCGGCGTCATCGCGGAGAACGTGCAACGCATGATGGTGATGTATGGTGGCACGGTCGTCGAGAGCGGGCCGACCGACGAGGTATTCCGCCGGATGGGACATCCCTATACGCAGGGCCTGTTCCGCGCCCGCCCCAAGCTCGGCGCGCGCAAGGGGACGCAGCTGACGACGATCTCGGGCACGGTGCCGGAGCTGGCCGATCTGCCTGTTGGCTGCGCCTTCGGTGATCGTTGTCCGCTGGTGATCGATCGGTGCCGCGCGGCGCTGCCGCCGATGGTCGAGGTCGGTCCTGGTCATGTTGTGCGCTGCATCAGGACCGATGTTTCCATGGCCGCGACTGTCGGGGCGCTCTCCGCATGA
- a CDS encoding ABC transporter ATP-binding protein, with protein MGQITLQGVQKSFGPVHIIKGADLDIADGSFVVFVGPSGCGKTTLLRLIAGLEDVTGGSILIDGKNVVDTPPAKRGLSMVFQSYALYPHMSVRGNIGFGLKMAGLPKDEINRKVEAAAATLNLTPYLDRKPRELSGGQRQRVAIGRAIVREPKGFLFDEPLSNLDAALRVQMRIEVTRLQKQLGTTAIYVTHDQVEAMTMADKIVVLNAGKIEQYGSPLELYERPANLFVAGFIGSPKMNFVTGNSAAQQGAATIGVRPEHLKIERDGGGGWQGTIAVAEHLGSDTFLYVDAGPLGMLTARYIGELSLHAGDRVSLVPDPARIHRFDASGNAIRN; from the coding sequence ATGGGTCAGATCACACTTCAGGGCGTGCAGAAATCCTTCGGCCCCGTGCATATCATCAAAGGTGCCGATCTCGACATTGCCGACGGCTCCTTCGTCGTCTTCGTCGGTCCTTCCGGCTGCGGCAAGACCACGCTACTGCGCCTGATCGCAGGCCTCGAGGACGTCACCGGCGGCAGCATCCTGATCGACGGCAAGAACGTCGTCGACACGCCGCCGGCCAAGCGCGGCCTGTCGATGGTCTTCCAGTCCTACGCGCTCTACCCGCACATGAGCGTGCGCGGCAATATCGGCTTCGGCCTGAAGATGGCAGGCTTGCCTAAGGACGAGATCAACCGCAAGGTCGAGGCAGCCGCCGCGACGCTGAACCTGACGCCTTATCTCGACCGCAAGCCGCGCGAGCTTTCAGGCGGCCAGCGCCAGCGCGTCGCGATCGGACGCGCCATCGTCCGCGAGCCCAAGGGGTTCCTGTTCGACGAGCCGCTTTCCAATCTCGACGCCGCACTGCGCGTGCAGATGCGCATCGAGGTGACGAGGCTCCAGAAGCAGCTCGGCACCACGGCGATCTACGTCACGCACGACCAGGTCGAAGCGATGACGATGGCCGACAAGATTGTCGTTCTCAACGCCGGCAAGATCGAGCAATACGGCTCTCCGCTGGAGCTCTACGAGCGGCCCGCCAATCTCTTTGTGGCCGGCTTCATCGGCTCGCCCAAGATGAATTTCGTCACCGGCAACAGCGCGGCGCAGCAGGGTGCGGCCACGATCGGCGTAAGGCCGGAGCATCTCAAGATCGAGCGCGACGGTGGTGGCGGCTGGCAGGGCACGATCGCGGTCGCCGAGCACCTCGGCAGCGACACCTTTCTTTATGTCGACGCTGGGCCGCTCGGCATGCTGACAGCGCGCTACATCGGCGAATTGAGCCTGCATGCCGGCGACCGCGTGTCGCTGGTGCCGGACCCCGCGCGCATTCACCGCTTCGACGCAAGCGGCAATGCGATCAGGAACTGA
- a CDS encoding ABC transporter permease → MSAQLSTPLDAPVAARPVPARTFWSRALRHHSFVLGGALSLLVVASALLSLVWTPWSPYEIDIAAKLRPPSAAHWLGTDSFGRDIVSLLLAGARSTILVGIIAVSIGLSFGVCLGLIASAKRGWTEEIIMRFSDFTFAFPAVLSAIMLAAVAGPGMVTSIIAIGIFQIPTLTRLTRGSANAIWAREFVLAARASGKGAFRITIEHVLPNILSILIVQATIQFALAILAEAALSYLGLGTQPPQPSWGRMLNDAQTMLFQSPMLAVYPGAAIAVAVLGLNLLGDGLRDLLDPRLARER, encoded by the coding sequence GTGAGCGCGCAGCTTTCCACTCCGCTTGACGCGCCGGTTGCAGCGCGCCCCGTGCCGGCCCGCACCTTCTGGAGCCGTGCGCTGCGCCATCACAGCTTCGTGCTGGGCGGTGCGCTCAGCCTGCTGGTGGTCGCCTCGGCACTGCTTTCGCTGGTGTGGACGCCCTGGTCTCCCTATGAGATCGATATTGCCGCGAAGCTCCGGCCGCCGTCGGCGGCGCACTGGCTCGGCACTGATTCCTTCGGTCGCGACATCGTCTCGCTGCTGCTCGCAGGCGCCCGCTCGACCATCCTGGTCGGCATCATCGCGGTCAGCATCGGTCTTTCCTTCGGCGTCTGCCTCGGCCTGATCGCCTCGGCCAAGCGCGGCTGGACCGAAGAGATCATCATGCGCTTCTCCGATTTCACCTTCGCCTTTCCGGCCGTGCTCTCGGCCATCATGCTCGCCGCGGTCGCGGGGCCGGGCATGGTGACCTCGATCATAGCGATCGGTATCTTCCAGATTCCGACCTTGACCCGGCTGACGCGCGGCTCGGCGAATGCGATCTGGGCGCGCGAATTCGTGCTGGCGGCGCGCGCCTCGGGGAAGGGCGCCTTCCGCATCACCATCGAACATGTCTTGCCGAACATTCTGTCGATCCTGATCGTGCAGGCGACGATCCAGTTTGCGCTGGCGATCCTCGCCGAAGCCGCGCTGTCTTATCTCGGCCTCGGCACGCAGCCGCCGCAGCCGTCCTGGGGTCGCATGCTGAATGATGCGCAGACCATGCTGTTCCAGTCGCCCATGCTCGCGGTCTATCCGGGCGCGGCGATCGCGGTCGCCGTGCTCGGCCTCAATCTGCTCGGTGACGGATTGCGCGATCTGCTCGATCCCCGGCTGGCGCGGGAGCGATGA
- a CDS encoding carbohydrate kinase family protein, which translates to MLISCGDALIDFVPTKNADGREAVMPAVGGSCLNVAIGIARLGAPTGFVGGISNDMFGRMIADHAATSNVELGFATRSDHQTTLAFVRIVVGESHYAFYDADTATRNWTFRRGTIPFDKVEAVHVGSTTLVNDQGAAETKALIADARATSTISFDPNCRPNLVKDKPAYLARMAEFAGSADLIKMSDVDFEYLFGEEPYQQRAATMLGLGPSLVVITRGNNGAIAWHAEAGQIEVEAPKVAVSDTIGAGDSFQAALLFALHKQGRLARQLLEDISADELRRALSFAANCAGLTCTRPGADPPWSHEISWSW; encoded by the coding sequence ATGCTGATTTCCTGCGGCGATGCACTGATCGATTTCGTGCCCACGAAAAACGCCGACGGCCGCGAAGCGGTGATGCCGGCGGTCGGCGGCTCCTGCCTCAACGTCGCGATTGGAATTGCACGGCTCGGTGCCCCCACCGGTTTTGTCGGCGGCATCTCGAACGACATGTTCGGGCGCATGATCGCCGACCACGCCGCCACGTCGAATGTCGAGCTTGGTTTCGCCACGCGCAGCGATCACCAGACTACACTCGCGTTTGTCCGCATTGTCGTGGGCGAGTCGCATTATGCCTTCTATGACGCCGATACCGCGACGCGGAATTGGACGTTTCGTCGAGGTACCATCCCTTTCGATAAGGTCGAAGCTGTTCATGTCGGCTCGACCACGCTGGTCAACGATCAGGGTGCTGCCGAGACCAAAGCTCTAATTGCAGACGCGAGGGCGACGTCGACGATCTCCTTCGATCCGAACTGCCGACCCAATCTGGTCAAGGATAAGCCCGCCTATCTCGCCCGCATGGCGGAGTTCGCAGGCAGCGCCGATCTCATCAAAATGTCTGACGTCGACTTCGAATATCTCTTCGGCGAGGAGCCGTATCAGCAGCGCGCGGCCACAATGCTTGGGCTGGGCCCGAGCCTTGTCGTCATCACTCGCGGCAACAACGGGGCCATCGCCTGGCATGCGGAGGCGGGCCAGATCGAGGTCGAGGCGCCGAAGGTCGCTGTTTCCGATACCATCGGCGCCGGTGACAGCTTTCAGGCCGCATTGCTGTTCGCCCTGCACAAGCAAGGCCGTCTCGCCAGGCAGCTGCTCGAAGACATCAGCGCCGACGAACTCCGCCGCGCGTTGTCTTTTGCCGCCAATTGCGCCGGTCTGACCTGCACGCGGCCAGGCGCCGATCCGCCCTGGAGCCATGAGATCAGCTGGAGCTGGTAA
- a CDS encoding FGGY-family carbohydrate kinase, with protein MPRAYIGVDVGTTSTRAGVFDEAGTLLATAKHPIRIWHEAGDIVEQSSQDIWEACVKSVRAAMAEAAIAPDSVGGIGFDATCSLVVLDREGEPVTVSASGDRQRNVIVWMDHRAIAEARLINETADDVLRYVGGSISPEMEMPKLLWLKRHLRASFDAAGHFFDLADYLTWRATGSLQRSTCTVTCKWNYLAHDGGGWSAPFFKRIGLSDFVSEKYARIGTEIVAPGTRLGAGLTRAAAADLGLASGIPVGASLIDAHAGGIGAIGGRDGSGGTTDVTDRLAYIMGTSACIMATTKDPCFVPGVWGPYYSGMVPDFWLNEGGQSAAGAAIDHLLKSHPGHAEASAAAKSEGVDLIEFLERRIIARAGDVSRAALLARDVHVLPEFIGNRSPYADPDTRAVIAGLDLDTDVGSMERLFVAGLCGLAYGLAEVIEAFAAHGVHTGIMIMGGGASRSPLVRQIMADTTGLIVALPQTREPVLLGAAMLGAVAGGAYASIGETMAKMSALGRKSEPTAPDMAVFHKKKREVYKLLREVDRASRTAMRDIPKS; from the coding sequence ATGCCGCGAGCGTATATCGGCGTCGATGTAGGAACCACGAGCACGCGGGCAGGGGTGTTTGACGAGGCGGGAACGCTGCTTGCGACCGCCAAACATCCGATTCGGATCTGGCATGAGGCCGGCGACATCGTCGAGCAGTCCTCTCAGGACATCTGGGAGGCCTGTGTCAAGTCGGTGCGGGCGGCGATGGCGGAAGCAGCCATTGCACCTGACAGCGTCGGCGGCATCGGTTTCGATGCAACCTGTTCCCTGGTGGTGCTCGATCGCGAGGGCGAGCCGGTCACGGTGAGCGCCTCCGGCGACAGGCAGCGCAACGTCATCGTCTGGATGGACCATCGCGCCATCGCCGAAGCGCGGCTGATCAATGAGACCGCGGACGATGTGCTGCGCTATGTGGGTGGCTCGATCTCGCCTGAGATGGAGATGCCGAAATTGTTGTGGCTCAAGCGTCATCTGCGCGCGAGCTTCGATGCCGCCGGGCATTTCTTCGATCTGGCGGACTATCTGACCTGGCGCGCGACCGGATCGCTCCAGCGCTCGACCTGCACTGTCACCTGCAAATGGAACTACCTCGCCCACGATGGCGGCGGCTGGAGCGCGCCGTTCTTCAAGCGTATCGGCCTCTCCGACTTCGTGAGCGAAAAATACGCGCGCATCGGCACCGAAATCGTCGCCCCCGGCACGCGGCTCGGCGCTGGCCTCACCCGAGCGGCTGCCGCCGATCTGGGCTTGGCGTCTGGCATTCCGGTCGGCGCCTCGCTGATCGACGCCCATGCCGGCGGGATCGGTGCGATTGGGGGACGCGACGGATCGGGCGGAACGACTGACGTCACCGATCGCTTGGCCTACATCATGGGAACGTCGGCCTGCATCATGGCGACGACGAAGGATCCGTGCTTCGTGCCGGGCGTCTGGGGTCCCTATTATTCCGGCATGGTGCCGGACTTTTGGCTCAACGAGGGCGGTCAATCTGCAGCCGGAGCTGCAATCGACCACCTTCTCAAGTCGCATCCGGGCCACGCCGAGGCGAGCGCGGCAGCGAAGAGCGAGGGGGTTGACCTCATCGAATTCCTCGAGCGCCGCATCATCGCGCGCGCCGGCGATGTGAGCCGCGCGGCGCTGCTGGCCCGCGATGTTCATGTGCTCCCCGAATTCATCGGCAACCGCTCGCCTTACGCGGACCCCGATACGCGCGCTGTGATCGCGGGCCTCGATCTCGACACCGATGTCGGTTCGATGGAGCGATTGTTCGTCGCAGGCCTGTGCGGACTCGCTTATGGGCTCGCCGAGGTGATCGAAGCCTTTGCCGCGCATGGCGTTCATACCGGCATCATGATCATGGGCGGCGGCGCCAGCCGCAGCCCCTTGGTGCGGCAAATCATGGCTGACACCACTGGCCTCATCGTCGCGCTGCCTCAGACCAGGGAGCCGGTACTGCTGGGCGCCGCGATGCTCGGCGCAGTCGCCGGCGGCGCCTATGCCTCGATCGGCGAAACCATGGCAAAAATGTCCGCGCTCGGACGCAAGAGCGAACCGACTGCGCCCGACATGGCGGTATTTCACAAGAAGAAGCGGGAGGTGTACAAGCTGCTGCGCGAGGTCGATCGCGCCAGCCGGACGGCGATGCGTGACATCCCCAAAAGCTAG
- a CDS encoding SDR family NAD(P)-dependent oxidoreductase has translation MYLEKFKLSGKTAFITGGGQGIGLACAEALAEAGAKVIIGDRDSKVAGDAKASLKAKGYDIETAIMDVTDTKRVAEVANDLVARHGKVDILVNNAGIARSETPAETVTDEHWLNVIDVNLNGTFWCCREFGKHMLKAKSGAIVNVGSMSGFIVNKPQEQCFYNASKAGVHHLTKSLAAEWGARGIRVNAVAPTYIDTPLNAFVKSTPKMYDAWIGGTPMARMGQVEEIASVVLFLASEAASLMTGSIVLVDGGYTCW, from the coding sequence ATGTACCTGGAAAAATTCAAGCTGAGCGGCAAGACCGCGTTCATCACCGGAGGCGGGCAGGGCATTGGGCTCGCCTGTGCGGAGGCGCTGGCCGAGGCCGGCGCAAAGGTGATCATCGGTGACCGCGACAGCAAGGTCGCCGGCGACGCCAAGGCCAGCTTGAAGGCGAAGGGTTATGACATCGAGACCGCGATCATGGACGTCACCGATACCAAGCGGGTTGCGGAGGTCGCCAACGACCTCGTCGCCCGCCACGGCAAGGTCGACATCCTCGTCAACAATGCGGGCATTGCCCGCAGCGAGACGCCGGCCGAGACGGTGACGGACGAGCATTGGCTCAACGTCATCGACGTCAATCTCAACGGCACCTTCTGGTGCTGCCGCGAATTCGGCAAGCACATGCTCAAGGCCAAGAGCGGCGCCATCGTCAATGTCGGCTCGATGTCCGGCTTCATCGTCAACAAGCCGCAGGAACAATGCTTTTACAATGCCTCCAAGGCCGGCGTGCACCATTTGACCAAGTCGCTGGCCGCCGAATGGGGCGCGCGCGGCATCCGTGTCAACGCGGTGGCGCCAACTTACATTGATACGCCACTCAACGCCTTCGTGAAAAGCACCCCGAAAATGTACGACGCCTGGATCGGTGGAACCCCGATGGCGCGGATGGGACAGGTCGAGGAAATCGCCTCGGTCGTCCTGTTTCTGGCATCCGAGGCCGCGAGCCTGATGACCGGCAGCATCGTGCTGGTGGATGGCGGCTACACTTGCTGGTAG
- a CDS encoding ABC transporter permease, translated as MSVFVLRRVLTLLATLVGASVIIFLVLDALPGNAAQMLMGADASADAVRALTVKLGLDQPLAVRYLHWIQGLLVGDLGNSYVYGTPVASLIAERMVLTIPLAIMSMLITVVLALSAGVYTAANHNKLGDVGVMSLTQIGIALPNFWFAILLVLLFAVRLQWLSAGGFAGWDDGIWPGVKSLLLPSISLAVVQAAILARVTRSAVLEVLREDFVRTARAKGLGKREVLWSHVLRNAMIPVMTVMGLQFANLLAGTIVIENVFYLPGLGRLIFQSIANRDLIVVRNCVMLLAAMVVIVNFVVDVLYAFIDPRIKVHDL; from the coding sequence ATGAGCGTATTTGTCCTCCGACGTGTCCTGACATTGCTGGCGACGCTGGTCGGCGCATCCGTGATCATTTTCCTGGTGCTGGATGCGCTGCCGGGCAATGCCGCGCAGATGCTGATGGGTGCTGACGCCTCGGCCGACGCGGTGCGCGCGCTGACCGTCAAGCTCGGGCTCGATCAGCCGCTGGCGGTTCGCTACCTGCACTGGATCCAGGGGCTCCTCGTCGGCGACCTCGGCAACTCCTATGTCTACGGCACGCCGGTCGCCAGTCTGATCGCAGAACGGATGGTGCTGACCATTCCGCTCGCGATCATGTCGATGCTGATCACGGTGGTTCTGGCGCTCTCGGCCGGCGTCTACACCGCTGCCAACCACAACAAGCTCGGCGATGTCGGCGTGATGTCGCTGACCCAGATCGGCATCGCGCTGCCGAATTTCTGGTTTGCGATCCTTCTGGTGCTGCTGTTCGCGGTGCGGCTGCAATGGCTCTCCGCGGGCGGCTTCGCCGGCTGGGACGACGGGATCTGGCCTGGGGTCAAATCGCTACTGCTGCCATCGATCTCGCTGGCCGTGGTGCAGGCCGCGATCCTGGCCCGCGTCACCCGTTCGGCCGTGCTCGAAGTGCTGCGCGAAGATTTCGTTCGCACCGCGCGTGCGAAAGGGCTCGGCAAGCGCGAGGTGCTGTGGAGCCACGTGCTACGCAACGCCATGATCCCGGTGATGACGGTGATGGGCCTGCAATTCGCCAACCTGCTCGCCGGCACCATCGTGATCGAGAATGTGTTCTACCTGCCGGGCCTCGGCCGCTTGATCTTCCAGTCGATTGCGAACCGCGACCTGATCGTGGTTCGCAATTGCGTGATGCTGCTCGCGGCGATGGTGGTCATCGTCAATTTCGTCGTCGACGTGCTCTATGCCTTCATCGATCCCCGCATCAAGGTGCACGACCTGTGA
- a CDS encoding amidase, whose product MNGDPCLLSATELRPLIANKQISPVEIASAVLARAEALQPRLNCFITLCGDQAMEAAREAERKVMAGEPLGLLHGLPVTVKDIVNTKGVKTTFGAVSYKDNVPTEDAVAVAKLRSEGAILIGKTTTPEFGSKCLTDSPLFGRTRNAWSAERSSGGSSGGAAVAVASGIGPLAIATDGGGSTRIPAACNGVVGLKQSNGVIAHSQALDAFGNQTYVTPTTRTVADTALMMQAISGEDACDPWSIGVPVPDFIGAAAPRGDLRGQKILFCSSPPGRPVSTDVATAFKASLGRLAGLGAELEEFSGEGYDVEPIWRAINHTVWRSRFAKLVAEHGEVLSEAFIKQVTLATNVSGVDYQEAMFARTALFRRVQSLLARGHLLAMPTITRTALPIDQDLFGTIEIDGVQFDSVRPHWFPWTMPFNMTGHPAISLPCGFGRDGLPIGLQLVGRFRADAELLRVSALFEASHDLLARRPE is encoded by the coding sequence ATGAACGGCGATCCCTGCCTGCTGTCCGCAACCGAATTGCGTCCGCTGATTGCCAACAAGCAGATTTCCCCCGTCGAAATCGCCAGCGCCGTGCTCGCGCGCGCCGAGGCGCTCCAGCCCAGGCTAAACTGCTTCATCACGCTCTGTGGCGACCAGGCGATGGAAGCGGCACGCGAGGCCGAGCGCAAGGTGATGGCAGGAGAGCCGCTAGGCCTGCTGCACGGCCTCCCCGTCACCGTCAAGGACATCGTCAACACCAAGGGCGTGAAGACCACCTTCGGCGCCGTTTCCTATAAAGACAACGTGCCCACGGAGGATGCAGTTGCGGTCGCAAAGTTGCGCAGCGAAGGCGCGATCCTGATTGGCAAGACCACGACGCCGGAGTTCGGCAGCAAGTGCCTGACCGATTCTCCCCTGTTCGGCCGCACCCGCAATGCCTGGAGCGCGGAGCGCTCATCAGGCGGCTCCAGCGGCGGTGCCGCCGTGGCTGTGGCGAGCGGCATAGGGCCTTTGGCGATCGCAACCGATGGCGGCGGCTCGACGCGCATTCCCGCGGCGTGCAACGGCGTCGTTGGCCTGAAGCAGAGCAACGGGGTGATCGCGCACAGCCAGGCGCTCGACGCATTCGGCAACCAGACCTATGTCACGCCGACCACGCGCACCGTCGCCGACACCGCGCTGATGATGCAGGCGATATCAGGCGAAGACGCTTGTGATCCCTGGTCGATCGGCGTGCCCGTGCCCGATTTCATCGGCGCCGCCGCCCCGCGTGGCGATCTGCGGGGACAAAAAATCCTGTTCTGCTCCTCGCCGCCTGGACGCCCGGTGTCGACAGACGTCGCCACTGCGTTCAAGGCGAGCCTCGGCCGTCTCGCGGGCCTCGGTGCCGAGCTCGAAGAGTTCTCCGGCGAGGGGTATGACGTCGAGCCGATCTGGCGCGCCATCAACCACACGGTCTGGCGTTCGCGATTCGCGAAGCTCGTCGCCGAGCACGGCGAGGTGCTCAGCGAGGCGTTCATCAAGCAGGTGACATTGGCAACCAACGTCAGCGGCGTTGACTATCAGGAGGCAATGTTCGCGCGCACGGCGTTGTTCCGCCGCGTGCAATCCCTGCTTGCGCGCGGGCATTTGCTGGCGATGCCGACCATCACCCGCACTGCGCTGCCGATCGACCAGGACCTGTTCGGCACGATCGAGATCGACGGCGTGCAGTTTGATAGCGTCCGGCCGCATTGGTTCCCCTGGACCATGCCGTTCAACATGACCGGTCACCCCGCGATCAGTCTGCCCTGCGGCTTCGGCCGCGACGGCCTGCCGATCGGGCTCCAGCTTGTCGGCCGCTTCCGGGCCGATGCGGAATTGCTGCGGGTGAGCGCGCTGTTCGAGGCTTCGCACGACCTTCTCGCCCGCCGGCCGGAATGA
- a CDS encoding LysR family transcriptional regulator — MDLRRLRYFVAVAEARSVGKAAEQLRMAQPPLSVQIRKLEAEIGAPLFRRGTHGMDLTEAGQALLARAGEALALAADGIEAARAVTAGRRGRLSVGYMFVLANAVLPRLIPELRRSIPGVDLDFVDLSASTREARLLDRSVTVALCMPAIHHPEIQVARIGAQRFMLAMPNRSPLARLGAVPMARLQGRPLIALPPPERDPASSAVAALLRRHQIVMPIASRVETVHSAMSLVLAGEGLAILPDCAKLGAPRGIVFRPLRDVDDSIDIAVCWRRDSQSPLIPRFMKCAEKIVARL, encoded by the coding sequence ATGGATCTCCGCCGTCTTCGCTATTTCGTCGCCGTGGCAGAGGCGCGCAGCGTCGGCAAGGCCGCCGAACAGTTGCGGATGGCACAGCCGCCGCTCTCGGTCCAGATCCGCAAGCTCGAAGCCGAGATCGGCGCGCCGCTGTTTCGCCGCGGCACGCACGGCATGGACCTGACGGAGGCGGGCCAGGCTCTGCTGGCGCGCGCCGGCGAGGCGTTGGCGCTGGCCGCTGACGGCATCGAAGCCGCGCGCGCGGTCACGGCCGGCAGACGCGGGCGGCTCTCGGTCGGCTACATGTTCGTGCTCGCAAACGCGGTGCTACCGCGGCTGATTCCGGAACTGCGGCGATCCATTCCCGGCGTCGATCTCGACTTCGTCGACCTCAGCGCATCGACGCGCGAAGCGCGGCTGCTCGACCGCAGCGTCACGGTGGCGCTATGCATGCCGGCGATCCACCATCCTGAAATCCAGGTGGCGCGGATCGGTGCGCAGCGCTTCATGCTGGCGATGCCGAACCGCTCGCCGCTGGCGCGTCTCGGCGCCGTGCCGATGGCGCGCTTGCAGGGTCGACCGCTGATCGCGCTGCCGCCGCCCGAGCGGGACCCCGCCTCCTCCGCAGTCGCAGCCCTGCTCAGACGGCATCAGATCGTGATGCCGATCGCAAGCCGCGTGGAAACCGTGCATTCGGCGATGAGCCTCGTCCTCGCTGGTGAGGGTCTTGCGATCCTGCCGGACTGCGCCAAGCTCGGCGCGCCGCGCGGCATCGTGTTCCGGCCGCTGCGGGATGTCGACGATTCCATCGATATCGCAGTGTGTTGGCGCCGAGATTCGCAGAGTCCGCTCATCCCCAGATTTATGAAATGCGCCGAAAAAATCGTCGCGCGGCTGTAA